One window from the genome of Lynx canadensis isolate LIC74 chromosome E3, mLynCan4.pri.v2, whole genome shotgun sequence encodes:
- the PDIA2 gene encoding LOW QUALITY PROTEIN: protein disulfide-isomerase A2 (The sequence of the model RefSeq protein was modified relative to this genomic sequence to represent the inferred CDS: inserted 5 bases in 4 codons; deleted 1 base in 1 codon; substituted 2 bases at 2 genomic stop codons), which produces MDGQLLLVLLLLLLLGASGPEGRGQGPGEARGGAPPKEEIPEEDGILVLSRRNLGLALREAPHSVVQFYAPWCGHCKALAPEYSKAAALLAAESAKARLAKVDGPAEAELTTEEFAVTAXPHAQVFRDGNRTTPEEYTGPREAEGIAEWLRRRAGPSATGWRTRNGAQALIDGRDVVVIGFFQDLQDEDVATFLALAQDALDXTFGLTDQPKLFQKFGLTKDTVVSSRSLRGRADFPVDERAGPGSGRPCRTFLLTHSMRRSQNSTAGRRRRSFRPGSSTTCCCLSTRRWPPTGSCWLPFGERQLPHSGAGAVVVGTSVPTMANVLQYVGLRAEEAHTLRFIXMETTKKYAPAHGGPLTQPSVTAFCHAVLGGEVKPYLLSQELXPDWDQRPVKTLVGKNFEQVAFDETKNVFIKFYAPWXPTARRMAAAWEALAXEVQGQGDVIIAELDATDNELEAFPVHGFPTLKFFPAGPGRKVIEYKGTRDLETFSKFLDNGGELPAEEPAEEPAAPFPEDPSQFHHGAQRGAVVAPQHHRLVPPHQMVH; this is translated from the exons ATGGACGGCCAGCTCCTGcttgtgctgctgctgctgctgctgcttgggGCCTCGGGCccagagggcaggggccagggcccCGGGGAGGCCCGAGGAGGAGCCCCCCCCAAGGAGGAAATCCCTGAGGAGGATGGGATCTTGGTGCTGAGCCGGCGCAACCTCGGCCTGGCCTTGCGGGAAGCACCGCACTCTGTGGTGCAGTTCT ACGCCCCATGGTGTGGGCACTGCAAGGCACTGGCCCCCGAATACAGCAAGGCCGCAGCCCTGCTGGCGGCAGAGTCAGCCAAAGCCAGGCTGGCCAAGGTGGACGGGCCTGCAGAGGCAGAGCTGACGACGGAGGAGTTTGCTGTGACCGCATAACCCCACGCTCAAGTCTTCCGCGATGGGAACCGCACCACCCCGGAGGAGTACACCG GCCCCAGAGAGGCTGAGGGCATCGCTGAATGGCTGAGGCGGCGGGCGGGGCCCAGTGCCACCGGCTGGAGGACGAGGAACGGTGCCCAGGCACTGATCGACGGCCGGGATGTCGTGGTCATTGGCTTCTTCCAG GACCTGCAGGACGAGGACGTGGCTACCTTCCTGGCCCTGGCCCAGGATGCCCTGG AGACCTTTGGCCTCACTGACCAGCCAAAGCTCTTTCAGAAGTTTGGCCTCACCAAGGACACCGTGGTGTCTTCAAGAAG TTTGAGAGGCCGGGCAGACTTCCCAGTGGACGAAAGAGCTGGGCCTGGATCAGGGCGACCCTGTCGCACCTTCCTCCTCACGCACAGCATGCGTCGGTCACAGAATTCAACAGCCGGA CGTCGCCGAAGATCTTTTCGGCCAGGATCCTCAACCACCTGCTGCTGTTTGTCAACCAGACGCTGGCCTCCCACCGGGAGCTGCTGGCTGCCCTTCGGGGAGAGGCAGCTCCCCCATTCGGGGGCAG GTGCTGTCGTGGTCGGGACGTCGGTGCCGACAATGGCCAACGTGCTGCAGTACGTCGGCCTCAGGGCTGAGGAGGCCCACACCCTGCGCTTCA AAATGGAGACCACCAAGAAGTACGCACCTGCACACGGGGGGCCGCTCACGCAACCCTCCGTCACAGCCTTCTGCCACGCGGTCCTCGGCGGC GAGGTCAAG CCCTACCTCCTGAGCCAGGAGC CCCCTGACTGGGATCAGCGGCCGGTCAAGACCCTCGTGGGCAAGAATTTTGAGCAGGTGGCTTTCGACGAAACCAAGAATGTGTTTATCAAGTTTT ACGCCCCTTGGTGACCCACTGCAAGGAGGATGGCCGCGGCCTGGGAGGCCCTGGC AGAAGTACAAGGACAAGGGGACGTCATCATTGCGGAACTGGACGCCACAGACAACGAGCTGGAGGCTTTCCCTGTGCACGGCTTCCCTACCCTCAAGTTCTTCCCCGCGGGGCCGGGTCGCAAG GTGATTGAATACAAAGGCACCAGGGACCTGGAGACCTTCTCCAAGTTCCTGGACAACGGGGGCGAGCTGCCCGCAGAGGAGCCCGCAGAGGAGCCCGCAGCCCCCTTCCCG GAGGACCCCAGCCAATTCCACCACGGAGCCCAAAGAGGAGCTGTAGTCGCCCCCCAACATCACCGTCTGGTGCCCCCACACCAGATGGTTCACTGA